Below is a window of Ischnura elegans chromosome 1, ioIscEleg1.1, whole genome shotgun sequence DNA.
CTTATGTTGaggtgggtatggagaaggtgaaatggacagagaggatgaggaacgacgaagtgctggacatgacgggtgaggagaggtagcttctagaagagatacggaggagacagaacgtatggatggagcgagtacttagcggagaggggatttCGAAAAcatgttagagggtataatgttggaTACACAAAGGAGAGGACgtgaaagaataggatttttagatagaatgaaagggagtaggcctaacaatgaattgaagagggaagaggctgccagaatacttttaagtgccccatggaaacctactttaattggTAGAATCCTTTTAATTATGACGTAGATCCAGAGAATCAAACTCCATCACTGGAGAGAATAACCGTCAACGGCTtcatgataaattatatcaaaacaGGTATCCTCACGGTGTAAGTCGCATCTCCAGTTCGGCATAATTCCCTTGCATTACTGTTCAAATGCCTAATTTCtctttccttcctcctcccctcaaCACGGCTCCCGCAACCCACCTTTCCAGGCGAACCCCATCGCCGATCGCCAGAAAGCGATCGGGTCCACTGGTCCGTGTCCATCCTCGACCCCATCCCCTCGCAATATCCATGTCGAGCCACTGTCCCTTGGACAAACACAAGCTAACTCTTTTTCCACGCCCGCAACGAGGAATGCGGCGAGAACAATGCGAAAACGGAGTCGGGGTAGTCGCGCAGGGGCGGAGGTGGACAACAACCCTTGCTTGTACCAGGACGGGGTAGTCCACTCTCGCAAGAAGCCAGAGTGGTGGAGGTAAATTCTGTCGACAGGGGGGAAGGGGGtgcgataaaaaaattcaaaaataccaATTTCTTCGATCCCTTCATTTCCACCAATACGGATCCACACCGGTCGTCCAACTATACGAAAGTCTCCGCAAAACGTTACCTCGCGGggcattaaaaaattggaagtCGGCGGTTGGACTGcagtggaaggaaggaaggagtattgtacaaaaaaaatgtgaaaagcaCAACAAAGCGGGATACGGTGGCGGCAAATTGCGCCAGCTTCGAAAGCCCTATAAAAGGTTGGAGACAGACCTCGAGGAGTTGTCAATCGCTTTGTTGGTCTCCAACAGGACCAGTGTCTCGTCTCAACGATGATGGAGAGCAGTAGGGTGGTGAGTGAAGCACCCTGTGGATCTTTGTGAAGGATTTGGATATCGACACCCTTTGTGCGTCTTTCTGTGCATGGAACAGGACTGTGTCATCTTTTGCGTTTCGTATAGTTCTTACTCTTGAATATTGCCGTGCTCCGATTGAAATAGTGAGCTAATAAGGCTCAAATAGGTCGTTTTAAGTACCTCGAGTGTGCCCTGCCATGCGATACTATATTCGCAATTCAGCTTTTCTCTATCACCTAGGCAATGGAATCAGATGTTATCATCTCGTGTGGCTTCTTGATTTACGTGAATCAAATAGAAAGGATGCTTTCAAAACAGTGAAGTATTACATGGGCACACTTTAAAATGCTCCGTAGTCCCCGAATATAATTAATAAGATATCAAACTGAAATATCGAAGGGAAATAAAAGAGAATGAGGCAAGGATTTATTTGCCCATAAAGCGAAGTATTGGCGGTTATTGGCAATGTTTATTCGAATTATTAGCATCGAGAGGCCTTTCCGAAAGTAAATAACCGGAGATCATTTTACGATAAAGCCTAGAAGGCTATGACTACTAGGAAAAATGTTAGTCTATCAATTATACCTTTCTTGTAAATCGACTGAGAATTCAGTTTTTGGCTGATTTCTCCATTGGATCTACACATTTTATACACATAATGCAGAATTTTCTAGAGAAACTTCATAATACACACTACAACCATCTTTGTCAAAAGTTCGGAAATACGAAATGAGCATTTGTCAATATATAGGTACGTATAAGCataagataaattaataaatacaaaataaatgcaatacTTAGGTCATACAATAGCGACTCTTAAGTTCATCATAACCTTAGAAGTATCAGATGAGCCACCCGTATCACGATCAGACAACTGTATCTTGTAGGTGGGAATAATCTGAACAACTATTTTCATATCTCACGCAAGtcaatgtgaaaatattgtaCTGCAGTTCTAGTCCTCTTACTAAATTCTCTCGATGAAAATAACGAAGATTTGCGGAACACTCCTCCCTCTGCAAACGCAGGTAGCATTGTCCGCATTGTCTCAAAGAACTTAATTCTACGAATAATTATCGTTTAGGCAAATAAATGGGGATTAAAAGTCCCTTTATTTAGCAGTAAAAAGCTATTATGTCATTTTATCAACGTTAAAGAGCTAATTTTAGTGGGAATTATTTATAAAACAGTTTTAGCTAAGCATTGCAACAGAAATTCATTTCCTGAAACTTAAGGTAAGTGATTTTGTACGAAGCTCATACGAAGAGAAACTGTGATAGGAAAATCTTTCGGAGAAGATCATAAAATATAGCATATTATGATAGATTGAAATAGTGCTGAACAGTTAGTCTCCAACATGAAATTTagtatttcagaatttttttatttttaccgaactTTTAGCGACCTTGTCAAAATACAAATACACGTTTCTGAAAACTAAACTGTATGAAATATTATGATCATAATCTCCACAGAATACCTTGTTTCAGGTAAGTACAACTAAAATCAATGAATCCACCAAAAGCATTATAACGAAGTTATTAACATGGTAACCCACTGGGGAGCAAACTACGGGAGCGACCAGATTTATTATTTCCTGCATTAATGTTAAGCATTCTGTATTTCCTCAACAGCTAGCTGTTCTCCTGCTCGTGGCAGCCGTCGCGAAACTGTGCGATGGAGGAAAACATAAGTAAGTCTTGGTATGATCAAAACTAGAACGATGTATACTGATTCTTTGACCTGTCTAACAATCCCTTCCTTTCAGAAAATTCGTATTCTACGTCCCATACCACATCAAGAAACACCACCACACCCACACGATCGTGCATCATATTCACCACCACCACGGGCACGGCGGCGGACACGGCGGCGGACACGGGGGAGGTCACGGAGGAGGTCACGGGGGAGGTCATGGGGGAGGTCACAAAGAAGAGCACCACAAAGGGCATGGAGGTGGTCATGGCTACGGTGGAGGTCACGGCGGCCATGGAATAACCGTGGTTCACGTGCACGGTGGTCACGCAAAGGGCTACGGAGGGAGCCATCACTCAGCGGGCGGTCACGGTGGAGGAGGTCACGGGGGAGGAGGTCACGGCGGCGGAGGTCATGGTGGAGGTCACGGAGGCGGTCATGGTGGAGGTCACGGAGGCGGTCATGGTGGAGGTCACGGTGGAGGTCACGGTGGCCATGGTCACATGGAGCACGGCCATGGTCACATGGAGCACGGCCATGGTCATATGGAGCACGGTCACGGCCATAAAGAGCATGGTCACGAAGAGCACGGCCACGGTGGTCACGACGAGCATGGCCACGAGGATGTGGGTCACGGCTGGGTGCACACCCACTCGTACACCTTGGGCGGGCAAAAAATTCACAAGTACGCCAAGCAACACCACAAGAACGTGGACCACGAACACGAAGACGAACACGGACACTACGAAGTGAACGAAGACCACTACAGAAAGAAATGACTGCCTCTCCAAAGAATTCATTTAGGTAAGACGAAACCCGAGGAAACTCCTAATTTTCCATTTACTCCCTTTGTCGCCCAACTTATTtctaggaaaaataatattttaatatttttcgtttaaaaaatgcGTAGATTTCCCACTCAATTGCAATAATAATGGCAGTATTCCGTAGACCATTTATCCTCGCTACAtctttaatatttcataaaagacACAGTTTTTGAATGACGGACTTCcaaatttgatgttgcttagaaagCAATGCTGTAAATGTTACATATGTTTTTACTGTCAATTATgacagagtttgaaaaataaagagactcaGTTTTCCTCTTCTCGATCCGTCGCATACTTCTCGAAATATTCACTCAGAAAAACCGACAGCCTTTCACAgtaaagttgatgacgtcaccatcACATGAAAAGTAGGCTGCGTCTGTGGTGTTTTTATAGTCCAAACTGATAAGGAAATGACTGATTGaggttttttttcgttgtaatttaTCTTCCCCCGATCTACCTAACTATCTCAAAGGATTGTGAATGCAGATCTGTGTAAATGACCTCATTTCCTTGGTAATGGTCACATGCATTATTATTACCTTTTTGTCACCCATATTACACCAATCTGTAATACACGACGTGaatgacttttaaaattttctcatttgttcaaaaccaaacaaaataatgaaaaaatcttatttaaagACACAATCTTATTGAGTACTGCAATAGAATTCTTAAGGCAATCGTATTTTATGTGCAGGGAATATATTATTCAGATATATGTTTTCCATTCTGAAACGCTTATTTATCGAAAAGATACCAAGATCTTGTGATTTTTTATAAGTTTCATAAAATTGTAAGTCTTTCATTGACGATATATGTTTTCCCTAATAATCAAAATCAACAAAACCATAAATACATACTATATGAAGTATCTCTGCCGCTATTTTCCACTATAAGCATATAACTATCATGATGAAACAAtgtaaatttctcaattttttcctgTTAACAACTATATCTCTCTATTTCAGGATCGGGCGAAACTGTTTTGGCAAATAACGTCGAGGGAATGCTAGTCTCTTTCGTCCAAACCCTTTTAAACTCATTCTTGAACACTCATCACACTGTATATTTTCATGACATCTTCTAAGTGTTATTTTTTACTGTTATAAATAAATCTTTACAGAAAATATGACATGCCACTTTTTCTGGGATAAACACGGTGATAAAGGGccctaaaaaattatttaagaaggTGGTCGAACTGTTTAAGCTTTGAGACCGAATGATACTTGAGTATGCCCACAAATAAGTTATTATTTGAAACCGAgcatattcaaaaatat
It encodes the following:
- the LOC124155475 gene encoding glycine-rich cell wall structural protein-like, with translation MSALDKSSFGNVMTLKNDEDQMDISCERILAVLLLVAAVAKLCDGGKHKKFVFYVPYHIKKHHHTHTIVHHIHHHHGHGGGHGGGHGGGHGGGHGGGHGGGHKEEHHKGHGGGHGYGGGHGGHGITVVHVHGGHAKGYGGSHHSAGGHGGGGHGGGGHGGGGHGGGHGGGHGGGHGGGHGGGHGGGHGGHGHMEHGHGHMEHGHGHMEHGHGHKEHGHEEHGHGGHDEHGHEDVGHGWVHTHSYTLGGQKIHKYAKQHHKNVDHEHEDEHGHYEVNEDHYRKK